A DNA window from Pyrus communis chromosome 3, drPyrComm1.1, whole genome shotgun sequence contains the following coding sequences:
- the LOC137728695 gene encoding phospholipase A1-Igamma2, chloroplastic-like, whose product MAAISLSCTVLPFTNLNLSAYKSHPFGTSKLTVSTSTVAAKVLHSKTTDSLPSIITELEKERVHSKEENDQNERETDTTTHENERRLSDVWRELHGQDDWVGLLDPIDPLLRSELIRYGEMAQACYDAFDFDPFSKYCGSCRFTRHAFFESLGMAQNGYHVSRYLFATSNINLPNFFKKSRWPKVWSKNANWIGYVAVSDDDTSARLGRRDISIAWRGTVTRLEWIVDLMDFLKPVSANRIPCPDQTVKVESGFLDLYTDKDVTCRFCHYSAREQILTEIKRLVEKYSDEELSITITGHSLGSALAILSAYDITETGLNVMSDGRVVPVSVLSFSGPRVGNVRFKERLESLGVKVLRVVNVHDVVPKSPGLFFNEHVAPRVMKLAEGLPWSYSHVGVELKLDHKNSPFLKPTNDPGCAHNLEAHLHLLDGYHGKGHRFVLASGRDPALVNKASDFLKDHYLVPPYWRQDHNKGMVRCKDGRWIQAERPKLDDHHPEDIHHHLKQLGLASDH is encoded by the exons ATGGCAGCCATTTCTTTATCCTGCACCGTTCTTCCCTTCACAAACCTCAACTTATCAGCCTACAAATCACACCCCTTTGGAACCTCGAAACTCACCGTTTCAACCTCCACCGTCGCCGCCAAAGTCCTCCACTCAAAAACCACCGATTCCTTACCCTCCATCATCACCGAGCTTGAAAAAGAAAGAGTCCACAGCAAAGAAGAGAACGACCAAAATGAACGAGAGACCGACACTACCACTCACGAAAACGAGCGTCGTTTGTCCGATGTTTGGCGGGAACTCCACGGTCAAGATGACTGGGTCGGGTTACTCGACCCGATAGACCCCCTCCTCCGATCTGAGCTCATCCGCTATGGCGAGATGGCCCAGGCCTGCTACGACGCCTTCGACTTCGATCCCTTCTCCAAGTACTGTGGCAGCTGCCGCTTCACGCGCCACGCCTTCTTCGAGTCCCTGGGCATGGCCCAGAACGGCTACCACGTGTCGCGCTACCTCTTCGCCACGTCCAATATCAACCTTCCAAACTTCTTCAAGAAGTCCCGCTGGCCCAAGGTATGGAGCAAAAATGCCAACTGGATTGGATATGTCGCCGTTTCGGACGACGATACGTCGGCGCGTTTGGGCCGCCGAGACATCAGCATTGCGTGGCGCGGCACCGTCACCCGCCTCGAGTGGATCGTCGACTTAATGGACTTTCTAAAGCCGGTTTCCGCGAATCGAATCCCGTGCCCGGATCAGACTGTGAAAGTCGAATCCGGTTTTCTGGATCTCTACACCGATAAAGACGTGACGTGCCGATTTTGCCATTACTCGGCGAGGGAGCAGATTTTGACGGAGATTAAACGGTTGGTGGAAAAATACTCGGACGAGGAATTGAGCATCACGATTACCGGGCACAGCCTCGGGAGCGCGTTGGCAATCTTGAGCGCGTACGACATAACCGAAACGGGTTTGAACGTGATGTCGGACGGGCGGGTCGTGCCCGTATCCGTATTGTCGTTTTCGGGTCCTCGGGTCGGGAACGTGCGGTTTAAGGAGCGGCTCGAGTCGTTGGGTGTTAAAGTGTTGAGAGTGGTGAACGTTCACGATGTGGTCCCCAAGTCGCCGGGGCTGTTCTTTAACGAACACGTGGCGCCGAGGGTCATGAAATTAGCGGAGGGTCTGCCGTGGAGCTATTCGCATGTCGGAGTGGAACTTAAGCTGGATCACAAAAACTCGCCCTTTTTGAAGCCGACGAATGACCCTGGTTGCGCCCATAATTTGGAGGCTCACTTGCATTTGCTGGATGG GTACCATGGAAAAGGCCACAGATTTGTGCTAGCCAGTGGAAGAGACCCAGCACTGGTGAACAAAGCCTCGGATTTTTTGAAAGACCATTACTTGGTTCCACCTTACTGGAGGCAAGATCATAACAAGGGCATGGTGAGGTGCAAGGACGGCCGGTGGATCCAGGCCGAACGGCCGAAACTCGACGATCATCACCCCGAAGACATACACCACCATCTCAAGCAACTAGGCCTTGCTTCTGATCACTAA